The Clostridioides difficile genome has a segment encoding these proteins:
- a CDS encoding PhzF family phenazine biosynthesis protein, with the protein MGCTPVAIYSSRDLILLLNSEQEVINYIPNYPELRKLTGWLGVIVTALGIDTDFVSRYFCPELDSEDPVTGSSHCSLIPYWAEKLGKDKMIASQLSHQGGIIQCELLSNNVVKISGEAALFMHGQIMDNI; encoded by the coding sequence CTGGGATGTACACCAGTTGCTATATATTCTTCAAGAGATTTAATACTGTTACTAAATAGTGAGCAGGAAGTTATAAACTATATTCCAAATTACCCAGAACTACGTAAATTGACAGGTTGGTTAGGTGTGATAGTTACAGCACTAGGAATTGATACAGATTTTGTATCTAGATATTTTTGTCCAGAATTAGACTCAGAAGACCCTGTTACAGGTTCATCACATTGTAGCCTGATACCATATTGGGCTGAAAAGTTGGGAAAAGATAAAATGATAGCATCACAACTTTCTCATCAAGGTGGCATTATTCAGTGTGAATTATTAAGTAATAATGTTGTAAAAATTTCTGGAGAAGCAGCTTTGTTTATGCATGGGCAGATAATGGATAATATTTAG
- a CDS encoding methylated-DNA--[protein]-cysteine S-methyltransferase: protein MNLVYDVYESKIGNLYILSEDGFVVSLDIGDENFNNLKEDYLKKGIDIKRSKEDLKEAINQIDDYFNGKRKVFDLKIRVDGTEFQKSVYEEMLKIPYGKTLSYSEIAQNINNPKSVRAIGQASKSNKIPIIIPCHRVVGKNNIGGYMGNHSDLKKILLELEKNS from the coding sequence ATGAATTTAGTATATGATGTTTATGAGTCTAAAATAGGAAATTTGTACATATTGAGTGAAGATGGTTTTGTAGTTAGCTTAGATATAGGAGATGAAAATTTTAATAATTTAAAAGAAGACTATCTTAAAAAGGGAATAGATATAAAAAGAAGTAAGGAAGATTTAAAAGAAGCAATAAATCAGATAGATGATTATTTTAATGGAAAAAGAAAGGTGTTTGATTTGAAAATACGTGTTGATGGTACTGAATTCCAAAAATCTGTCTATGAAGAAATGTTAAAAATACCTTATGGAAAAACACTTTCATACTCAGAAATAGCACAAAATATAAACAATCCAAAGTCTGTTAGAGCAATTGGACAAGCAAGTAAAAGTAATAAAATTCCAATAATAATACCTTGTCACAGAGTTGTTGGTAAAAACAATATTGGTGGATATATGGGGAATCATTCTGACTTAAAAAAAATACTATTAGAGCTAGAAAAAAATAGTTAA
- a CDS encoding phenylalanine--tRNA ligase beta subunit-related protein, whose translation MKFIVEKEVFDKLENVCFGVVVAKGIDNTKEIERINNLLDISIDRVEEYFKDKKVKEAEEIIPYREAFRSLGMNPNKFMSSIEAMTTRVAKNKKLPHINPIVDLGNSISLKYLLPMGAHDMDFRDDDVFVRFSKKEDKFIPFGETEVELMEEGELIYSVGDMVKTRRWIWRQGEEGKITSSSKNIFFPIDGFTDANLDQVMSAREELAKLLKEIFDCEIKVGFIDKDNLEMEI comes from the coding sequence ATGAAATTCATAGTAGAAAAAGAAGTATTTGATAAATTAGAAAATGTATGTTTTGGGGTAGTAGTAGCAAAAGGAATAGACAATACTAAAGAAATTGAAAGAATAAATAATCTTTTAGATATAAGTATAGACAGAGTAGAAGAGTACTTTAAAGATAAAAAGGTAAAAGAAGCAGAAGAAATTATACCATATAGAGAAGCATTTAGAAGTCTAGGGATGAATCCAAATAAATTTATGAGTTCGATAGAAGCAATGACAACAAGAGTTGCTAAAAATAAAAAACTTCCACATATAAATCCTATTGTAGACTTAGGAAACTCTATTTCTTTAAAATATCTACTTCCAATGGGAGCGCATGATATGGATTTTAGAGATGATGATGTATTTGTTAGATTTTCAAAAAAAGAGGATAAATTTATTCCATTTGGAGAAACTGAAGTTGAGTTGATGGAAGAAGGAGAATTAATTTATTCTGTTGGAGATATGGTGAAAACTAGAAGATGGATATGGAGACAAGGTGAAGAAGGAAAAATTACAAGTAGTTCAAAAAATATATTTTTCCCTATAGATGGTTTTACCGATGCAAATTTAGATCAAGTAATGAGTGCAAGGGAAGAATTAGCAAAATTATTAAAAGAAATATTTGATTGTGAAATTAAAGTAGGGTTCATAGATAAGGATAACTTAGAGATGGAAATATAA
- a CDS encoding SufBD protein — MENIDLLINQLCSKNHNEAYKTFLFLENESKKSNITYRFFDYFLDMINNESSYIRTRGLLLIAANAEWDTDNKIEMNIDSILSHIMDKKPSVSRNFIQSLPNITKYKKQLIHRIRAELSNADINIYNDNMKPLVERDIRNTLSNLE; from the coding sequence TTGGAAAATATTGATTTACTTATTAATCAGTTATGTTCGAAAAATCATAATGAGGCATATAAAACTTTTTTATTTCTAGAAAATGAAAGCAAAAAATCAAACATTACATACCGCTTTTTTGATTATTTTTTAGATATGATTAATAATGAAAGTTCATATATTCGTACAAGAGGATTATTGTTAATAGCTGCAAATGCTGAGTGGGATACTGATAATAAAATTGAAATGAATATAGATAGTATACTAAGTCACATCATGGATAAAAAGCCTTCTGTATCAAGAAATTTTATTCAGTCATTACCTAATATCACAAAGTATAAAAAACAACTTATTCATCGTATAAGAGCGGAATTGAGTAATGCAGATATAAATATTTATAATGATAATATGAAACCATTAGTAGAAAGGGATATAAGGAATACATTATCTAATCTTGAGTAA
- a CDS encoding permease, with amino-acid sequence MIDIFNKFIYLFTELTILFLGISFLVGIIQQTISEEKIRSMLSTKNKFLGYINALILGTFTPFCSCSTVPVLVGLTKVKAPFGPTMTFLFTSPFLDPAVIVLMLALFGGKITVTYSAIVLIVPLIMGILLERLGFEKYVKNVDIKKNQEINLYDVNLNLSRKELIKKYLVDSAKDAFKLYTSVLPYLIIGVLAGSLMYNVVPQDVIAKYVGDSNLWAVPIAAILGIPLYLNSTTILPIGVTLSSAGVGLGPIIALIIGGTGASIPEIILLNKLFKKQLIITFIVATFVIAIIAGYLVQFIM; translated from the coding sequence ATGATAGATATTTTTAATAAGTTTATATATTTGTTTACAGAATTAACTATTTTATTTTTAGGAATAAGTTTTTTAGTTGGAATTATACAACAAACTATTTCAGAAGAAAAGATAAGAAGTATGTTGAGTACAAAAAATAAATTTTTAGGTTATATAAATGCATTGATATTAGGCACATTTACACCCTTTTGTTCATGTTCTACAGTACCAGTATTAGTTGGATTGACAAAAGTAAAAGCTCCATTTGGTCCAACTATGACATTTTTATTTACATCACCATTTTTAGACCCAGCTGTAATAGTTCTTATGTTAGCTTTATTTGGGGGAAAAATAACAGTCACATATTCAGCTATAGTGTTAATAGTACCATTGATAATGGGAATTTTGCTTGAAAGACTAGGCTTTGAAAAGTATGTAAAAAACGTAGATATAAAAAAGAATCAAGAAATAAATTTATATGATGTAAATTTAAATCTTTCAAGAAAAGAGCTAATAAAAAAGTATCTAGTTGATTCAGCAAAAGATGCTTTTAAATTATATACATCAGTATTACCTTATCTAATAATAGGAGTATTGGCTGGTTCTTTAATGTATAATGTTGTGCCACAAGATGTCATAGCCAAATATGTAGGAGATAGTAATTTATGGGCTGTCCCAATAGCTGCTATATTAGGTATTCCTCTATATTTAAATTCAACAACAATTTTACCTATAGGAGTTACACTTTCAAGTGCAGGTGTAGGGTTAGGTCCTATAATAGCTTTAATTATAGGTGGAACAGGTGCTAGCATACCAGAAATAATTTTACTAAATAAGTTATTCAAAAAACAACTTATAATAACATTTATAGTAGCTACATTTGTAATAGCTATTATTGCAGGATATTTAGTTCAATTCATTATGTAA
- a CDS encoding metalloregulator ArsR/SmtB family transcription factor, which translates to MRNYNNIKGCELVFSALSDSIRLSILSELNKKESICVCNLVEYFNMPQSKLSYHLKMLLDANLIIKERQGKWNYYSINMDELEKFLSKELILKIF; encoded by the coding sequence ATGAGAAATTATAATAATATAAAGGGTTGTGAATTGGTATTTAGTGCATTGTCAGATAGTATAAGATTAAGTATATTATCAGAATTGAATAAAAAAGAAAGTATATGTGTGTGTAACTTAGTTGAATATTTTAATATGCCTCAATCAAAATTATCATATCATTTAAAAATGTTATTAGATGCTAATTTAATAATAAAAGAGAGACAAGGTAAATGGAATTATTATAGTATTAACATGGATGAATTAGAAAAATTTTTATCAAAAGAATTAATTCTTAAAATTTTTTAA
- a CDS encoding C-GCAxxG-C-C family protein, translating into MCNKVIASKYHEKGFNCAESVIKAYNEEFNTDIPVCLGSGLGSGCGVASLCGAVNASNIIIGYVRGRNHEDESTKAKAYAKDLTTTVRNEYGSELCIDLKKDLVACREIMDFAYDTLKETLKKEL; encoded by the coding sequence ATGTGCAATAAGGTTATAGCATCAAAATATCATGAAAAGGGGTTCAATTGTGCAGAGTCAGTTATAAAAGCATATAATGAAGAATTTAATACAGATATACCAGTTTGTTTAGGTAGTGGATTAGGTTCAGGTTGTGGAGTTGCTAGTTTATGTGGTGCAGTAAATGCCTCAAATATAATAATTGGATATGTAAGAGGTAGAAACCATGAAGATGAAAGCACTAAAGCCAAAGCATATGCTAAGGATTTGACAACAACAGTAAGAAATGAGTACGGTTCAGAGTTATGTATAGACCTAAAGAAAGATTTAGTTGCATGTAGAGAGATAATGGATTTTGCATATGATACTTTAAAAGAAACTTTAAAAAAAGAACTATAA
- the gap gene encoding type I glyceraldehyde-3-phosphate dehydrogenase: MKIKVGMNGFGRIGRAVLRIAQEELGDNIEIVAINARATTESLAHLFTYDSCYGTFRGEVEAKDEDTLIVNSKEIKILRYNDPEELPWKELGVDIVIESTGLFTQREKAEKHIKAGAKKVIITAPGKNEDITIVVGVNEEQYDNEKHNIISNASCTTNCLAPFAKVLDEKFGIVKGLMTTVHSYTNDQRILDKSHKDLRRARAAAESIIPTTTGAAKAVSRVLPQLEGKLNGFSLRVPTPTVSLVDLVCELKENVTVEQVNSVLKEAAEGELKGVLGYCDKPLVSIDYRGDSRSSIIDALSTMIIEDNMVKVVSWYDNEWGYSSRTVDLVKYIAEKLK, encoded by the coding sequence ATGAAAATTAAGGTAGGAATGAACGGATTTGGAAGAATAGGAAGAGCTGTGTTGAGAATAGCTCAAGAAGAATTAGGAGATAATATAGAAATTGTAGCCATAAATGCAAGAGCAACAACAGAGTCTTTGGCACATTTATTTACATATGATTCATGTTATGGAACTTTTAGAGGTGAAGTAGAAGCAAAGGATGAAGATACTCTAATAGTAAACTCGAAAGAAATAAAAATATTGAGATACAATGACCCAGAAGAATTACCATGGAAAGAATTAGGGGTTGATATAGTTATAGAATCAACAGGATTATTTACACAAAGAGAAAAGGCAGAAAAACACATTAAAGCAGGCGCAAAAAAAGTAATAATAACAGCTCCAGGAAAAAACGAAGATATAACTATAGTTGTTGGAGTTAATGAAGAGCAATATGATAATGAAAAGCATAATATAATCTCAAATGCATCTTGTACTACGAATTGTCTAGCACCATTTGCTAAAGTATTGGACGAAAAATTTGGTATAGTAAAAGGTTTAATGACTACTGTACATTCATATACTAACGATCAAAGAATATTAGATAAGAGCCACAAAGACTTGAGAAGAGCGAGAGCGGCGGCTGAATCTATAATACCTACCACTACAGGAGCAGCAAAAGCTGTGTCAAGAGTATTACCACAATTAGAAGGAAAATTAAATGGTTTTTCACTTAGAGTGCCAACACCAACAGTTTCACTTGTTGATTTAGTATGTGAACTTAAAGAAAACGTTACAGTTGAGCAAGTGAATTCTGTATTAAAAGAAGCTGCTGAAGGAGAATTAAAGGGAGTTTTAGGATATTGTGACAAACCACTTGTTTCTATAGATTACAGAGGAGATTCAAGATCATCTATCATAGATGCTCTGTCCACAATGATTATAGAGGACAACATGGTCAAAGTAGTTTCATGGTATGATAATGAATGGGGATATTCTTCAAGAACTGTTGACTTAGTAAAATATATAGCTGAAAAATTAAAATAA
- a CDS encoding DUF1294 domain-containing protein: MKNLISIYFIIINIIGFSSMYIDKKKAIKNKWRIKEATLITIAIIGGSLGSIIGMYSFRHKTKHIKFTLGIPFIILLQLLLLYFYML; the protein is encoded by the coding sequence GTGAAAAATTTGATTTCTATATATTTTATAATTATTAATATTATTGGTTTCTCTTCAATGTATATTGATAAGAAAAAAGCAATAAAAAATAAATGGAGAATAAAAGAAGCTACCCTTATTACCATAGCAATAATTGGAGGTAGCCTGGGTTCTATAATTGGAATGTATTCTTTTAGACATAAAACTAAGCATATTAAATTTACACTTGGGATACCATTTATAATATTACTACAACTGTTATTATTATATTTTTATATGCTTTAA
- a CDS encoding 2-hydroxyacyl-CoA dehydratase has product MDELFHIGIDVGSTTVKVVVLNNNNIVHKEYKRHYSDVKKSVKEVLNGIYEKLGDINATIIITGSGGIGISKKLGVKFVQEVISSTKSIEYFHPETDVVIELGGEDAKITYLSGGIDQRMNGICAGGTGAFIDQMASLLKTDASGLNELAKGYNVIYPIASRCGVFAKTDIQPLINDGAKQTDIAMSIFNAVVVQTVSVLSCGRKIEGNVAFLGGPLYFLSELREAFKRVLDLKDENVIFPEDAQLYIAIGAGLLSVEEDSIRLKSLIEKLDNIKNIEDGEVNLLEPLFKDKNEYEEFLKRHEKEKIDYVDINSIKKNCYLGIDAGSTTTKAALIDEDGNLVYSYYNSNEGNPLKTTIKVINEIYDILPKDIKILSSTVTGYGEGLIKKALKIDNGEIETIAHYKAAKFFNKDVDFILDIGGQDMKCLKIKDGVIDNIILNEACSSGCGSFLETFASSLSMTIEEFAHEGIYSQSPVDLGSRCTVFMNSRVKQSQKEGASVGDISAGLSYSVIKNALFKVIKIRDLNEIGNNIVVQGGTFYNDLVLRSFEKLIGKNVIRPNISGIMGAFGSALIAREKYESGYQTSLLSKEELNSIKLEASVIRCKGCSNHCLLTINKFSDNEIFISGNRCEKGEAIYGDKKIGLEKKNPINLFKYKYDRIFKYKPLGKDKAKNGEIGIPRVLNMYEDYPFWFTFFNDMGFRVVLSDRSSKQLYETGITSIASETVCYPGKLVHGHIENLISKGIKNIFYPSVTNENKEDLNADNYYNCPVVISYSEVIKNNVENIRNKNINYINPFISLNDKEKLKKRLNEELSRRFTGINITKEEINHAVDKATDEQNSFKMEMQAAGERALKEIKERNLKGIVLCGRPYHIDPEINHGMPELINSLDMAVLTEDSICHLANMQRPLRVVDQWVYHSRLYKAASFVRDKNYLELVQLNSFGCGLDAVTTDQVQEILNEKSKIYTIIKIDEGNNLGAAKIRMRSLKAAMSERESKNIDVRNMKVDRIQYAKNNPITNKHTILAPQMSPIHFQFLEEAVNLSGYKIEILKDTDSSVIEEGLRYVNNDACYPAIIVVGQLITALKSGKYDLNNTSVAITQTGGGCRATNYIGFLRKAMYDAGFKDVPVIALSVNGIEDSGIMDNVSLKLINRLFMAVVYGDLLMKVLYRVRPYEKVIGSTNALYEKWVDICKKSLVKAKISVFTKNIKEIVNEFDNLEILDIKKPKVGLVGEILVKFHPIANNNLVNILEREGAEAVVPDLTNFFLSCAFNTIYKHTHLEGSRKSRMIGEAFIYITSIYQRVYKKALDKSKRFYAPGNIKTVAKNTEPVVSLGNQTGEGWLLTGEMVELLDEGVENIICMQPFGCLPNHIIGKGSIKELKRLYKNANIIPIDYDPSASEVNQLNRIKLMLSKAFKNIED; this is encoded by the coding sequence ATGGATGAATTATTTCATATAGGAATTGATGTAGGTTCTACAACAGTAAAGGTTGTGGTACTTAATAATAACAATATAGTCCATAAAGAATATAAAAGACATTATTCTGATGTGAAGAAATCAGTTAAAGAAGTGTTAAATGGAATATACGAAAAATTGGGAGATATAAATGCAACCATTATAATAACTGGTTCAGGAGGAATTGGAATCTCAAAAAAACTTGGGGTAAAATTTGTTCAAGAAGTTATATCTAGTACAAAATCAATAGAATATTTCCATCCGGAAACTGATGTTGTTATAGAACTTGGAGGAGAAGATGCAAAAATAACCTATCTAAGTGGAGGAATAGATCAAAGAATGAATGGTATATGTGCAGGTGGCACTGGAGCATTCATAGACCAAATGGCTTCTCTTTTAAAGACAGATGCTAGTGGTTTAAATGAATTAGCTAAAGGCTACAATGTTATTTACCCAATAGCCTCAAGATGTGGTGTTTTTGCTAAAACAGATATTCAACCTCTTATAAATGATGGAGCTAAGCAGACTGATATAGCAATGAGTATTTTTAATGCAGTTGTCGTACAAACAGTAAGTGTTCTTTCTTGTGGAAGAAAAATAGAAGGAAATGTTGCATTTTTAGGTGGGCCGTTGTATTTTTTATCTGAACTTAGAGAAGCTTTTAAAAGAGTACTAGATTTAAAAGATGAGAATGTAATTTTCCCAGAAGATGCACAGCTTTATATTGCTATTGGAGCAGGATTATTATCAGTAGAGGAAGATAGTATAAGACTTAAGTCTCTAATAGAAAAACTAGACAATATAAAGAACATCGAAGATGGAGAAGTAAATTTATTAGAGCCTTTATTTAAAGATAAAAATGAGTATGAAGAATTTTTAAAAAGACATGAAAAAGAAAAAATAGATTATGTTGATATAAATTCAATTAAGAAAAATTGTTATCTAGGAATTGATGCAGGTTCTACTACTACTAAGGCTGCGCTTATTGATGAAGATGGGAATCTAGTATATTCTTATTATAATAGTAATGAAGGAAATCCACTAAAAACAACTATCAAAGTCATAAATGAAATATATGATATATTGCCAAAAGACATCAAAATATTGAGTTCAACTGTAACTGGATATGGAGAGGGACTTATTAAAAAAGCATTAAAAATAGATAATGGAGAAATAGAGACTATAGCACATTATAAAGCTGCTAAATTTTTTAATAAAGATGTGGACTTTATACTTGATATTGGTGGTCAAGATATGAAGTGCTTAAAAATAAAAGATGGTGTAATTGATAATATAATATTAAATGAGGCTTGTTCATCAGGTTGTGGTTCATTTTTAGAGACATTTGCAAGTTCTTTATCTATGACAATAGAAGAATTTGCACATGAAGGTATTTATTCTCAAAGCCCTGTAGATTTAGGTTCAAGATGTACTGTGTTTATGAATTCGAGAGTAAAACAATCTCAAAAAGAGGGAGCAAGTGTTGGAGATATATCAGCAGGATTATCTTATTCTGTAATAAAAAATGCTTTATTTAAAGTAATAAAAATCAGAGATTTAAATGAGATTGGAAATAATATTGTTGTACAAGGTGGAACATTTTATAATGATTTAGTACTTAGAAGTTTTGAAAAGTTAATTGGTAAAAATGTAATTAGACCTAATATTTCTGGAATTATGGGTGCTTTTGGCTCAGCTCTTATAGCCAGAGAGAAATATGAAAGTGGATATCAAACATCTTTATTATCTAAAGAAGAATTGAATAGTATAAAATTAGAAGCAAGTGTAATTAGATGTAAAGGATGCTCAAATCATTGTCTTCTTACAATAAATAAATTTTCTGATAATGAAATTTTTATTTCAGGAAATAGATGTGAGAAGGGAGAAGCCATTTATGGTGATAAAAAGATAGGTTTAGAAAAGAAAAATCCTATAAATCTATTTAAATATAAATATGATAGGATTTTTAAATACAAACCATTAGGAAAAGATAAGGCAAAAAATGGAGAGATAGGAATACCAAGAGTATTAAATATGTATGAAGATTATCCATTTTGGTTTACATTTTTCAATGATATGGGATTTAGAGTTGTACTTTCAGATAGGTCATCAAAACAATTATATGAAACTGGTATAACTAGCATTGCTTCTGAAACAGTGTGTTATCCTGGAAAATTAGTTCATGGTCATATAGAAAATTTAATTTCAAAAGGAATAAAAAATATATTCTATCCAAGTGTAACAAATGAAAATAAAGAGGATTTAAATGCAGATAATTATTATAATTGTCCTGTTGTAATATCTTATTCTGAAGTAATAAAAAATAATGTAGAAAATATAAGAAACAAAAATATAAATTACATAAATCCATTTATAAGTTTAAATGATAAGGAAAAATTGAAAAAGAGACTTAATGAAGAATTATCAAGACGTTTTACTGGTATAAATATAACTAAGGAAGAAATTAATCATGCAGTTGATAAAGCGACTGATGAACAAAATTCATTTAAGATGGAGATGCAAGCAGCGGGTGAAAGAGCACTTAAGGAGATAAAAGAGAGAAACTTAAAGGGAATTGTATTATGTGGTAGACCATATCATATAGATCCAGAAATAAATCATGGAATGCCAGAGCTTATAAATTCTTTAGACATGGCAGTGCTTACTGAAGATTCTATATGCCATTTAGCCAATATGCAAAGACCACTTAGAGTTGTAGACCAATGGGTATATCATTCAAGATTATACAAAGCAGCTAGTTTTGTAAGAGATAAAAATTATTTAGAGTTGGTTCAACTTAATTCATTTGGGTGTGGCTTAGATGCAGTAACTACAGACCAAGTTCAAGAGATACTTAATGAAAAATCTAAAATATATACTATTATAAAAATTGATGAAGGTAATAATTTAGGTGCTGCAAAGATAAGAATGAGGTCTTTAAAAGCGGCTATGTCTGAGAGAGAAAGTAAAAATATAGATGTAAGAAATATGAAAGTAGATAGGATACAGTATGCAAAGAATAATCCAATAACGAACAAACATACTATATTAGCACCACAAATGTCACCTATACATTTTCAATTTCTTGAAGAAGCTGTAAATTTGAGTGGATATAAGATAGAAATTTTAAAAGATACAGATAGTAGTGTTATTGAGGAAGGTTTGAGATATGTAAATAATGATGCTTGTTACCCAGCTATAATAGTAGTAGGCCAATTAATAACAGCATTAAAGTCTGGAAAATATGATTTAAATAATACATCTGTTGCAATAACTCAAACTGGTGGTGGTTGTAGAGCTACAAATTATATTGGATTTTTAAGAAAAGCTATGTATGATGCAGGGTTTAAAGATGTCCCAGTTATTGCGCTTAGTGTGAATGGAATAGAAGATAGTGGGATAATGGATAATGTATCGTTAAAATTAATTAATAGACTTTTTATGGCTGTTGTATATGGAGATTTATTGATGAAAGTACTCTATAGAGTGAGACCATATGAGAAAGTTATTGGAAGTACAAATGCTCTATATGAAAAATGGGTTGATATATGTAAAAAATCTCTTGTCAAAGCTAAAATTTCTGTATTTACTAAAAATATAAAAGAGATAGTAAATGAGTTTGACAACCTAGAGATATTAGATATTAAAAAACCTAAAGTAGGTTTAGTTGGAGAAATATTAGTAAAATTTCATCCAATTGCAAACAATAATCTAGTGAATATATTAGAGCGAGAAGGAGCTGAAGCAGTTGTACCAGACCTTACAAATTTCTTTTTAAGTTGTGCGTTTAATACTATTTATAAACACACTCATTTAGAGGGAAGTAGAAAAAGTAGAATGATAGGAGAAGCCTTTATATACATAACAAGTATATACCAAAGAGTATATAAAAAAGCACTTGATAAAAGTAAAAGATTTTATGCTCCAGGAAATATAAAAACAGTTGCAAAAAATACAGAACCAGTAGTATCATTGGGAAATCAAACTGGAGAAGGATGGCTTTTAACAGGTGAGATGGTTGAATTATTAGATGAAGGTGTGGAAAATATCATTTGTATGCAACCTTTTGGATGTTTACCTAATCATATAATTGGCAAAGGCTCCATAAAAGAATTAAAAAGATTATATAAGAATGCAAATATAATTCCTATTGATTATGACCCTTCTGCAAGTGAGGTGAATCAGCTTAACAGGATAAAACTTATGCTTTCTAAAGCTTTTAAAAATATAGAAGATTAA
- a CDS encoding YjdF family protein, which yields MDKISGKLTVLFEEPFWIGIFEREDSKKYEVCRVVFGAEPKDVEVYEFILEKFFSLNFGSIKLEKNVPKDNIGYKRMQRKVKKEQAKETIGTKAQNALKLQHEERKQDKKILSKSRKEEEKERLFNLKQEKRKAKHKGH from the coding sequence ATGGACAAAATTAGTGGAAAATTAACAGTCTTATTTGAAGAGCCATTTTGGATAGGTATATTCGAAAGAGAAGATAGTAAAAAATATGAGGTGTGTAGGGTAGTTTTTGGAGCAGAGCCTAAAGATGTAGAAGTATATGAGTTTATACTTGAAAAATTCTTTTCATTAAATTTTGGAAGTATCAAATTAGAGAAAAATGTACCTAAAGATAACATTGGATACAAAAGGATGCAAAGAAAAGTAAAAAAAGAACAGGCTAAAGAAACTATAGGAACTAAAGCACAAAATGCTCTCAAGCTTCAACATGAAGAAAGAAAACAAGATAAAAAAATCCTATCTAAATCTAGAAAAGAAGAAGAAAAAGAAAGACTTTTTAATTTGAAACAAGAAAAAAGAAAAGCTAAACATAAAGGCCATTAA
- a CDS encoding NUDIX hydrolase, whose protein sequence is MKKTIIKNINPLVESKFMGLFEIEYKNKLDEDKVWMVASRKSSEQLKSIYLENKEDSADAVAIVGLHKSSKKLILIKQFRVPINGYIYELPAGLIDKGESIDVSVERELREETGLTLLEIQKNKSNEKVYLSPGMSDESIAFVYCICDGNITDEFLEPDEDIEAILVSQDEAKEILQSNHKIDTKAFLILQMFVSLGTKLFE, encoded by the coding sequence TTGAAAAAAACTATAATAAAGAATATAAATCCATTGGTTGAAAGTAAGTTTATGGGACTTTTTGAAATTGAGTATAAAAACAAGCTGGATGAAGATAAGGTATGGATGGTAGCATCAAGAAAAAGCAGTGAACAATTAAAAAGTATTTATCTTGAAAATAAGGAAGATAGTGCAGACGCAGTTGCAATAGTAGGTCTTCATAAAAGTAGCAAAAAATTAATTTTAATAAAACAATTTAGAGTACCTATTAATGGATATATATACGAATTGCCAGCAGGTCTTATTGATAAAGGTGAATCTATAGATGTTTCTGTTGAAAGAGAACTTAGAGAGGAAACTGGGCTTACTCTTTTAGAAATTCAAAAAAATAAGAGTAATGAGAAAGTCTATCTATCTCCTGGTATGAGTGATGAATCGATTGCATTTGTTTACTGTATATGTGATGGTAATATAACTGATGAATTTTTAGAACCAGATGAAGACATTGAAGCGATTTTAGTTTCACAAGATGAAGCAAAAGAAATTTTACAGAGTAATCATAAGATAGATACAAAAGCATTTTTAATTTTACAAATGTTTGTAAGTTTAGGAACTAAATTATTTGAATAA